The Acanthochromis polyacanthus isolate Apoly-LR-REF ecotype Palm Island chromosome 5, KAUST_Apoly_ChrSc, whole genome shotgun sequence genome includes a window with the following:
- the prkar2ab gene encoding protein kinase, cAMP-dependent, regulatory, type II, alpha, B — protein MSAVEIPAGLRELLQGYTVEVLRRRPPNLVEFAVQHFTQILESQRNEQRAKKRSNRPARKGVTFETKSDKPSKDDEEEEEEEDTVKSTTGKYNRRVSVCAEAYNPDDDEDDDTEPRVVNPKTDEQRRRLQDACKDILLFKTLDQEQLSEVLDAMFEVLVKPQEHIIDQGDDGDNFYVIEKGVYDILVQKNGASICVGKYDNKGSFGELALMYNTPRAATIVATQEGALWGLDRATFHRLIVKNNAKKRKMYEAFIECVPLLKSLELSERMKIVDILGARAYKHGDRIITQGEKADCFYIVESGEVTIMIKSKTKAGQQDNTEVEVARCSRGQYFGELALVTNKPRAASVYAVGDTKCLVIDIRAFERLLGPCMDIMKRNISQYEDQLVALFGSSDDLKH, from the exons ATGAGCGCCGTTGAGATACCGGCCGGTCTGAGAGAGCTGCTGCAGGGATACACGGTGGAGGTGCTCCGTCGGAGGCCTCCAAACCTGGTGGAGTTTGCTGTGCAGCATTTCACACAGATTCTGGAGAGCCAGAGGAACGAGCAGCGAGCCAAGAAACGCAGCAACAGACCTGCACGGAAAGGAGTGACCTTTGAAACCAAGTCAGACAAACCCAGCAAAGAtgacgaagaggaggaggaggaagaggacacTGTTA AGTCCACCACCGGCAAATACAACCGCAGAGTTTCAG tttgtgcAGAGGCGTACAACCCCGACGATGATGAGGATGACGATACGGAGCCTCGGGTCGTGAATCCAAAAACAGACGAGCAGCGACGGCGGCTTCAGGATGCATGCaaagatattttactgtttaaaacACTGGACCAG GAGCAGCTCTCTGAGGTTTTGGACGCCATGTTCGAGGTGTTGGTCAAACCTCAGGAGCACATAATCGAccaaggagatgatggagacaATTTCTACGTGATAGAGAA AGGTGTTTATGATATTCTGGTGCAGAAAAATGGAGCGAGTATTTGTGTGGGAAAGTACGACAACAAGGGCAGTTTTGGAGAGCTGGCTCTCATGTACAACACGCCGAGAGCCGCCACGATCGTTGCGACGCAGGAGGGCGCCCTGTGGGGCCTG GATCGAGCCACATTCCACAGACTGATTGTGAAAAACAACGcaaagaagaggaagatgtATGAGGCCTTCATCGAGTGTGTTCCTCTTCTGAAGTCCCTGGAG CTCTCAGAGAGAATGAAGATTGTAGATATTTTGGGAGCCCGAGCGTACAAACATGGAGACCGAATTATCACACAG gGCGAGAAAGCCGACTGCTTCTACATTGTGGAATCAGGAGAGGTGACGATTATGATCAAAAGCAAA ACGAAGGCCGGTCAGCAGGACAACACAGAGGTGGAGGTGGCTCGATGCTCCAGAGGACAGTACTTTGGAGAGCTGGCACTGGTCACCAACAAGCCTCGTGCAGCGTCGGTTTATGCCGTGGGAGACACCAAATGTTTAG TAATTGACATCCGGGCCTTTGAGCGTCTGCTGGGACCCTGCATGGACATCATGAAGAGGAACATCTCCCAGTATGAAGACCAGCTGGTGGCGCTGTTTGGCTCCAGTGATGATTTGAAACACTAG